From the Candidatus Thermoplasmatota archaeon genome, the window TCGGAGCCGAATGGAACGAGACAGATGGGTAAATTGGCCTAAGCAGGTCACACCATCCGGAAATTGACAGAACCATGAGAGAGTTTGAATATCATCCTGCGCCTAACCAGTGAGCGCATATCATGAGGAAGGTAGCTGCCGTCACATTCGACCTCTGGGATACGTTGATCCAGGAGCGGCCAGGTGGTACCGAGAAGGTCGCTAGGCTCAGGATCAACGGCATAGCATCAATTCTGGGCGGCAGGGGGATAGTGCATGATGTCGACGAGCTCGAGTCAGCGTACAGCGAGACGGGAGAGTTCCTCGCGATGACCTGGAACAAGAAGAGGGACATGCCCGTCAAGGACCAGGTGTTGTTCATGCTCAGCTCGGTCGATGACAAACTCGCGAGCAAGCTGGTCAACAAGGAGCTCGAGGACATCGAGAGGATCTACGCCGAGAGCATCCTGGATAACCCGCCCATGTTGTTGCCCGGCGCGAGTGATGCATTGAGATCGGTCAAGGAAGAAGGGTACAGGATCGGCCTGATATCTAACACTGGCCGAACGCCAGGCTCCGTCCTAAGGATCATGATGGGCAGGATGGACATACTCGAATACTTCGAAACCACCACATTCTCCAACGAGACTCTCGTTAGGAAGCCGTCCGAGGGGATGTTCAGAGTCACTCTCGACAAGCTCAAGGTGATCCCAAAGGCCGCCGTCCACATAGGGGACGATGCGGACAGCGACATCGCAGGGGCAAAGAAGGTCGGCATGCATGCGATCCATCTGGTCGCGGTCGGCAAGTCCCCGTCGAAGATCGCGGATGGGCACGTCAAGTCCCTCGACCAGGTCATCGACCGAATCGAACGACTCTGAGCAATCTTTTTCAGCCGGCAATGTGATTCTTTAGACCATATGAGCTCCAAGGACCTATTTGGCCAGGCATTCATTGACTGCTACGAGGGCAGGAAGTGCGCGCTGAAACTTGAGCGAGACGATGGGTACGTTGACTCGCAGAACATTGGCCTCTACTTCCAAGACTTCAAGGAATTCCCGGCAGTTGAGAGGAAGGCTCTTGCACACGTTCGTGGGAGAGTCCTAGACATCGGAGTGGGAGCAGGTAGGGTTGCTCTCTACCTCCAGAGCCGAGGCCTTGAGGTAGTCGGAATAGACATCTCAGACAATGCAATCGATATCAGCAGACGGAGAGGGGTGCGCAAACTGGTCAAGATGTCGGCATGCGATCTTAAGTTCAGGAAGAACAGCTTCGACACCGCGCTGGCGTTCTGCAACAATTTCGGACTATGTGGAAGCATGGAAGGCGTACGGGGTATGCTCGAAAGACTCCACGGGATAATCAGGGAGGACGGGATCTTCTTGGCGGAATCAATACATCCGACAAGAACGAAGAATCGAGCACATCTCAAATATCACAATATGAACAGCGCGCGCGGACAACCGCCTGGCCAGGCCACACTGAGAGAGATCTACAGAAGGCAGAAAGGAGACTGGTGGGACCTGCTGATGGTCCGACCCGGCGAGATGCGCGAGCTGTGCGCGGACTCCGGCTGGACGATCGAGAAGACCTACAGAGGCGTTCCATCCTACGTTTACGTACTAAGGAAGGACTAGGCCATAGCGAACGCAAATGCAATCAGCGCGCCAAGAGATATTGAAGTGAAGTTGTTGCCCAACTTGCCTATCTTGCCCTTTGTTTCGAGCGTCGCGCCTATGACACTGTCTATCTGGCACCCCAGGAACCCGCATAGCATCGGGACGAACAGGGTCGAGGGACCGGCCAGAAGTGAATCATTCAAGAACGCGAACACGACATACGCAACGACAGACGTGTAGGCAGCTGCTATGAACGCTGCGAGCTGGCCGGTCAAGGACACGCCCCCGTCAACCCCTCTCTTAGTGCGCTCGAAAGTGGTGATCAGGTACACCCTTGGGTCAACGATCCCGATCTCGCTCGCGGCAGTATCGGATGCCGCGACCGCGATGGCCGAGACGAACATGAAGCTCGCAACATCCTTGGGGAACATTCCTCCACCTGGCTCTAATGCCTCCGAAACGAAGCTCAAGATGGCGATCAATGCCGGTATGGCGCCGTTGGCGAACACATTCCTCCAGGTGCGTTCGCCCTTTCTTCCCTCCTGGAAGCCTTGAGACTTCTTCCATTCGAACCGGTACTTGGTGGCGCCGAAGCTCGTGATCAAGAACACTAGTAAGAGTATGAGCCAGAGAACATTCCCACATATTCCAATAACCATACCAACGACGAACGCAGACAGAGAGCCTGATAGGTCGAAGATCTTCCTCTGGTAGGACGCCGCGGCCATTGCCGCGCAAAAGATGGTCACACCCACGGTCGTGAGCATATCTGGGAACGGGAGGGGCAAGGTATCACCTAGGTGTTCTCTTTTGCGAGGGTGGGGAGCATGGGTGCCTTCGAGTAGATCTTCTTGACGATATCGCTTATGCCCCTCATCTTCTCGAGATCTCCATCCCAATCCTTGAGATGGGGTCCGAACTTGCGCTCGATCTCCGCCACGGCCCGCTGCATCTTCTGTGCTACCTTCTTGGACGCGTGGCCGTGTAGGATGACTGCGAGAAACAGGTGATCGCCCTTCTCGATCACGACGCTCTTCTCGCCGAACTCGAGTTTTCTGAGAGTGAAGGAGGTGATGTCCTTGAACGACTCCTTCACGAAGTCCTGGATGGCAACAAGCATTCCGCTCATGACCTCATCGTCCATGCCAGGCTTCAAACGCCTGGTGCTATGAGCGATCATTCGGCCATCATTGTATATGACGAAGGTCTCGTCCACGGCGATGGTCGATTCCCGCATGAAGTACCCCATCGTGCTTACCGCGGCAAGCAGAGACGCGAGCAAGAGGTACGGCCACGCGCGATAGATGAAGTTCAATTCGACATCCAGACTGTAGAGCGAGGTCACAATCGAGTTGCCGGCCATGTCGCTGACATTGGCATATAGGGAGATCGTCCCCTCCCTAAACGGGATATCGAGCAACCGGTAGAAATCCCCAGTCACAGCCTTTGATACTGTGAATGTGGAGTATGCGTTTTCACCCTGGAACTTCACGTACAGGATTATGCCGTTCGCAACAACATTCCGGTCGACCACCCTTACGGTGATGTTCACCTTGTCTCCGCCGAAGGCGGTCGTCTTCTTCGAGGATAGAAACACAAGTGGCATCTCGCTGTCTATCGTTATCGTCAGGTTGGACTTGGTCGCTACATTCCCGTTGACGTCCCAAGCGGCGATACTGATCCCGTAGGGGCCGTCCGGCCAAGTGCTTGTATCAAGCGTGTACATAGAAGAGAAGAGCTTGTACCCCTCACCGTTGACATCGTAGGAGACCGGAAGCAGCGCCGATGATCCGGGCTCGATCATGAATAGGATTGGCGTTCCAGGTTTCACAACGGACCCTACCTGAGGCTCCACGAGACTGATCTTTGGAGGCGTTACATAGATGATTGATTGCATGACAAAAGCGGCGTTGTCGTCGTCCTCGACGGCGAAGCTGACAAGGTAGTCCTTGCCCTCTGCGAAAGTGTGAGTGACGCTCGCACTGGGGAATCCAGTAATCCGCTCACTTTCCCCATCACCGAAGTCCCACAAGCCATAGATAAGGTCCGGATATCCCTGAACGAATTCAGATGGATCGAAAGTAATGATGTTGCTATTCGGAGCGCTCCTGAGCACATTGATGCCGCCGCTGAAGAAGCCTCCTCCGTAGGGCTTGTTCCTCACCTCGACATAGATCATCGAAACAGTGGAAGAGAGGTTCGAGTCCGTCACCCTCACCTTGGCAGTGTAGTTGCCCACCTCGACATAGGTGTAGCTGGTCGTATTCAACAAAGTGGTCTGGTCCGGGATGAACTCCGCCCCATGAGAATCGAAATCCCACTCATAGGTTACGATGGGGTCGAACGACGTGACATCGGCGTAGAATGATGCGGGAAGGAACTCTTCAAGGTGGTCGCTAAACCATATCGCGGGTACGGTGCCCATTTGGACGAATGGCGAAATCTCCTGGACATGGAATTGCACGCTCTTGACGCTGACATTGCCATCATCTTCGAGCACGGTCAGGGTCATTGTATAGTCTCCGTCGGCGAGATCACCGAAGACCCAATCAGCCATCTGGTTGCCATCGAGGTTGAACAGCTCTGAATGACCGTCTGGATACTGGAGCACCCAGGACCAATTGATGATTCCATCAAACGACGATGACGTGCTCAAGAAGCTGAGTGGTTGACCTTCCTGCGGATCAAGTGTCGAGAGGGCGAAGTTCGCCACCGGACCAGAGTCGTAGATTCGCAAGTTCCAGGTGGTCATGTTCACCTCTCCGTCTGAGTCCGTGGCCCGGACAGCAACGGTGAATATCTGGGGATAGATGCTCGTTGAATAAACAAAGCTCGCGGTATCACCATTCGGTGCGTTCGGATCAGGCATGAAGAAACCCGGAGAGTATAGGAAGTCCCACTCGTACTTCACAATGGGATCTATGGGGCCGTTGTGCCACTGATCCACGAGCACTCTGAAGGCAACAACCTCGCTCTCGTTGGCATAGCTAGGGGCGTCTATCCGGAGCTCAGGCAACATTGAATCGACGACTATGGCGCGATTCAACCAACCGACCGTACCATCGGAGTCGGTAAGCTCCAGCTTGACATTGTGCGTTCCGTTCTGGAATTCAAGAGCCAGGATGCTCCCATTGCCTTCGACCACTCCATCGACTAACCATAAGGTCGATATCACAGGGTCGAACGATCGGCTCGTATCGATTAATGTCACGGTCTGTCCCTCATTGGGTTTCGTAGGAGACCATGTGAATCCCACATGCGGCACACTGTCCAGAACTTGGACATGGGCCGCATCATTGGACAGCAACCCGGTTGGGTCCATTACCTGCAATGACACATTGTACTCGGCAACCTCGGTGTAGACATGCTTGGGGCGCGATTCTTTGATCCACCCAGTGACATTCCCGTCCCCGAAATCCCACTTATAGAATGTGTATGGGATCTCTGATGTTCCGGTCTCGGCGGAGCCGTTGAACTGGAACACGTCGCCCTGTCTGGTTACGTAAGGCCCGCCGGCATGTGCGACCGGTGGGAAGTTAATCTGCTCCCAGATTGAAACCGAGTGAGAGCCGATGTCGTTCGTGAGGAGGTCCCCTCTGTGATCACCGGTCCCATCCCCTATTATCGCAAAGTTTGAACCCGCTCCGGTAACGAAGACCATCGAAGGAGAGGCTGGAAGAGTCGAGCCGTTCTGACGGTACAGGAATAGGAGATCCATAGGGCTAAAGATGGCAACCACATCCGCATGTCCATCATCCGTGGCGTCCATAACAGATATGAATTTAGGGACTTCCGGCAAATCGAGGGTACCGAATGGGTACGGAGATACGACGAAATCATTCTGATTGAATAGGTAGAGCTTGGGATCGGACATGCGCA encodes:
- a CDS encoding HAD-IA family hydrolase, which codes for MRKVAAVTFDLWDTLIQERPGGTEKVARLRINGIASILGGRGIVHDVDELESAYSETGEFLAMTWNKKRDMPVKDQVLFMLSSVDDKLASKLVNKELEDIERIYAESILDNPPMLLPGASDALRSVKEEGYRIGLISNTGRTPGSVLRIMMGRMDILEYFETTTFSNETLVRKPSEGMFRVTLDKLKVIPKAAVHIGDDADSDIAGAKKVGMHAIHLVAVGKSPSKIADGHVKSLDQVIDRIERL
- a CDS encoding class I SAM-dependent methyltransferase; this translates as MSSKDLFGQAFIDCYEGRKCALKLERDDGYVDSQNIGLYFQDFKEFPAVERKALAHVRGRVLDIGVGAGRVALYLQSRGLEVVGIDISDNAIDISRRRGVRKLVKMSACDLKFRKNSFDTALAFCNNFGLCGSMEGVRGMLERLHGIIREDGIFLAESIHPTRTKNRAHLKYHNMNSARGQPPGQATLREIYRRQKGDWWDLLMVRPGEMRELCADSGWTIEKTYRGVPSYVYVLRKD
- a CDS encoding DUF92 domain-containing protein encodes the protein MPLPFPDMLTTVGVTIFCAAMAAASYQRKIFDLSGSLSAFVVGMVIGICGNVLWLILLLVFLITSFGATKYRFEWKKSQGFQEGRKGERTWRNVFANGAIPALIAILSFVSEALEPGGGMFPKDVASFMFVSAIAVAASDTAASEIGIVDPRVYLITTFERTKRGVDGGVSLTGQLAAFIAAAYTSVVAYVVFAFLNDSLLAGPSTLFVPMLCGFLGCQIDSVIGATLETKGKIGKLGNNFTSISLGALIAFAFAMA
- a CDS encoding VCBS repeat-containing protein is translated as MSAVLVVFFATSLLLPILTAGGRSTSSPFDSAAALLDSTTAVLPNVSAIAFPGTLNTSRNVLEYPLISRALMLQDGSSDAKLADMNGDGRTDLVVAQYNAKAISVFFRNADGGYDTYASLNISTRNSPYRIITLDAFADGSHQIAALERDTVFSGTRLAVYNVTSETSYEQWPDTATYANAISLVAGNFTGDRYPDIAIACSGTAPFSLAGVVQIYEGYAIPPFFSLYTMFSAGLGVNTVVVGDLNHDATVELAVSNYYSSNVMLFKRPFGLTSIPYQTLDVSGYPTGLTSGMLDGNNLVDIAVITEGPSAVRFFFQDTSGFQDSENENRSLDISPSYIVAGNFSGNGGDDLLVLSSRDNVTLGFVQKSVGSIWSDSPDFKLPTNAIPRTAVIGELSGDILPDIAVASARSDWSGSSLAIYPNRYPGQPMFCNGNATAWTNVLASPSMIATGDVDGNDILDLVTLNVQNSTFDYILNFTDRIRTHALGYIPGEMVVYDFNGDSCSEVVTTKAGSPVMTVAYWQNHTTVNATKQLLAAGNITDIAVGDFNDDGLQDIVVATDDGRLDFFLNDESSQAFGAMYEYAPTLGAGIWSIAVGDLNSDGLDDIAYTKSIRKINILLQSPSVPFGPLSATRNLSYNQGSDFTTVWTGDVTGDHKTDIVAMRMSDPKLYLFNQNDFVVSPYPFGTLDLPEVPKFISVMDATDDGHADVVAIFSPMDLLFLYRQNGSTLPASPSMVFVTGAGSNFAIIGDGTGDHRGDLLTNDIGSHSVSIWEQINFPPVAHAGGPYVTRQGDVFQFNGSAETGTSEIPYTFYKWDFGDGNVTGWIKESRPKHVYTEVAEYNVSLQVMDPTGLLSNDAAHVQVLDSVPHVGFTWSPTKPNEGQTVTLIDTSRSFDPVISTLWLVDGVVEGNGSILALEFQNGTHNVKLELTDSDGTVGWLNRAIVVDSMLPELRIDAPSYANESEVVAFRVLVDQWHNGPIDPIVKYEWDFLYSPGFFMPDPNAPNGDTASFVYSTSIYPQIFTVAVRATDSDGEVNMTTWNLRIYDSGPVANFALSTLDPQEGQPLSFLSTSSSFDGIINWSWVLQYPDGHSELFNLDGNQMADWVFGDLADGDYTMTLTVLEDDGNVSVKSVQFHVQEISPFVQMGTVPAIWFSDHLEEFLPASFYADVTSFDPIVTYEWDFDSHGAEFIPDQTTLLNTTSYTYVEVGNYTAKVRVTDSNLSSTVSMIYVEVRNKPYGGGFFSGGINVLRSAPNSNIITFDPSEFVQGYPDLIYGLWDFGDGESERITGFPSASVTHTFAEGKDYLVSFAVEDDDNAAFVMQSIIYVTPPKISLVEPQVGSVVKPGTPILFMIEPGSSALLPVSYDVNGEGYKLFSSMYTLDTSTWPDGPYGISIAAWDVNGNVATKSNLTITIDSEMPLVFLSSKKTTAFGGDKVNITVRVVDRNVVANGIILYVKFQGENAYSTFTVSKAVTGDFYRLLDIPFREGTISLYANVSDMAGNSIVTSLYSLDVELNFIYRAWPYLLLASLLAAVSTMGYFMRESTIAVDETFVIYNDGRMIAHSTRRLKPGMDDEVMSGMLVAIQDFVKESFKDITSFTLRKLEFGEKSVVIEKGDHLFLAVILHGHASKKVAQKMQRAVAEIERKFGPHLKDWDGDLEKMRGISDIVKKIYSKAPMLPTLAKENT